The Takifugu flavidus isolate HTHZ2018 chromosome 17, ASM371156v2, whole genome shotgun sequence genome contains a region encoding:
- the LOC130513878 gene encoding SWI/SNF-related matrix-associated actin-dependent regulator of chromatin subfamily D member 3 isoform X5 — MATEETAGGARKATKSKLFEFLVHGVRPGMPSGARMPHQGAPMGPPGPPYGGSPAVRPGLPTPVIEASRKRPAPSQQVQQQQQQQQQQQQTVQNRARNAKRRKMADKILPQRIRELVPESQAYMDLLAFERKLDQTIMRKRVDIQEALKRPMKQQKRKLRLYISNTFNPARPDADDSDGSIASWELRVEGKLLDDPGKQKKKFSSFFKSLVIELDKDLYGPDNHLVEWHRTPTTQETDGFQVKRPGDVSVRCTLLLMLDYQPPQFKLDPRLARLLGIHTQTRSCIIQALWQYIKTNKLQDSHDKEYINCDKYFQQIFDCPRLKFSEIPQRLTNLLLPPDPIVINHIISVDPNDHKKTACYDIDVEVEDPLKSQMSSFLLSTANQQEIASLDNKIHETIESINQLKIQRDFMLSFSRDPKGYIQDWLKSQSRDLKLMTDVVGNPEEERRAAFYHEPWSQEAVSRYFYCKIQQRRQELEQALAVRTT; from the exons ATGGCTACGGAGGAGACGGCGGGGGGAGCCAGGAAAGCCACCAAGAGCAAACTGTTTGAGTTCCTGGTCCATGGAGTG CGTCCTGGAATGCCGTCCGGAGCGAGGATGCCCCACCAGGGCGCTCCGATGGGCCCCCCTGGCCCGCCGTACGGAGGCAGCCCGGCGGTCCGGCCCGGCCTGCCCACCCCGGTGATAGAGGCCAGCCGTAAGAGGCCCGCGCCctcccagcaggtccagcagcagcagcagcagcagcagcagcagcaacagaccGTCCAGAACCGGGCCAGGAA tgcaaagagaaggaaaatggcAGACAAGATTCTTCCGCAAAGG ATCCGCGAGCTGGTCCCGGAGTCCCAGGCCTACATGGACCTGCTGGCGTTCGAGCGTAAACTGGACCAGACCATAATGCGCAAACGCGTGGACATCCAGGAGGCGCTGAAGAGGCCGATGAAG CAGCAAAAGCGAAAACTGAGGCTCTACATTTCCAACACCTTCAACCCGGCCAGACCTGACGCCGATGACTCAGACGGCAGCATTGCCTCATGGGAACTGCGAGTGGAGGGAAAGTTACTGGATGAC CCagggaagcagaagaagaagttttcttccttttttaagaGCCTGGTGATCGAGCTGGACAAAGACCTCTACGGGCCGGACAACCACCTGGTGGAG TGGCACCGCACGCCCACCACGCAGGAGACGGACGGCTTCCAGGTGAAGCGTCCCGGAGACGTTAGCGTGCGCTgcactctgctgctgatgctggactACCAG CCCCCCCAGTTCAAGCTGGACCCCCGCCTGGCTCGCCTGCTGGGCATTCACACCCAGACCCGCTCCTGCATCATCCAGGCCCTCTGGCAGTACATCAAAACCAACAAGCTGCAGGACTCGCACGACAAGGAGTACATCAACTGTGATAAGTACTTCCAGCAG ATTTTCGACTGCCCTCGCCTGAAGTTCTCCGAGATCCCTCAGCGTCTCACcaacctcctcctgccccccgaCCCCATCGTCATCAACCACATTATCAG CGTGGACCCCAACGACCACAAGAAGACGGCCTGCTACGACATCgatgtggaggtggaggaccCCCTGAAGAGCCAAATGagcagcttcctcctctccaccgCCAACCAGCAGGAAATCGCCTCGCTGGACAACAAG ATCCACGAGACCATCGAGTCCATCAACCAGCTGAAGATCCAGAGGGACTTCATGCTCAGTTTCTCCAGAGATCCCAAGGGCTACATCCAGGACTGGCTGAAATCCCAGAGCCGAGACCTCAAG TTAATGACAGACGTGGTGGGGAACCccgaagaggagaggagggcggcGTTTTATCACGAGCCCTGGTCCCAGGAGGCCGTCAGCCGCTATTTCTACTGCAAG ATTcagcagaggaggcaggagcTGGAACAGGCCTTAGCCGTGCGCACCACATGA
- the LOC130513878 gene encoding SWI/SNF-related matrix-associated actin-dependent regulator of chromatin subfamily D member 3 isoform X2, whose translation MATEETAGGARKATKSKLFEFLVHGVRPGMPSGARMPHQGAPMGPPGPPYGGSPAVRPGLPTPVIEASRKRPAPSQQVQQQQQQQQQQQQTVQNRARKKTVGYPGASEMPARQMDMREPQSDPTLGSNAKRRKMADKILPQRIRELVPESQAYMDLLAFERKLDQTIMRKRVDIQEALKRPMKQKRKLRLYISNTFNPARPDADDSDGSIASWELRVEGKLLDDPGKQKKKFSSFFKSLVIELDKDLYGPDNHLVEWHRTPTTQETDGFQVKRPGDVSVRCTLLLMLDYQPPQFKLDPRLARLLGIHTQTRSCIIQALWQYIKTNKLQDSHDKEYINCDKYFQQIFDCPRLKFSEIPQRLTNLLLPPDPIVINHIISVDPNDHKKTACYDIDVEVEDPLKSQMSSFLLSTANQQEIASLDNKIHETIESINQLKIQRDFMLSFSRDPKGYIQDWLKSQSRDLKLMTDVVGNPEEERRAAFYHEPWSQEAVSRYFYCKIQQRRQELEQALAVRTT comes from the exons ATGGCTACGGAGGAGACGGCGGGGGGAGCCAGGAAAGCCACCAAGAGCAAACTGTTTGAGTTCCTGGTCCATGGAGTG CGTCCTGGAATGCCGTCCGGAGCGAGGATGCCCCACCAGGGCGCTCCGATGGGCCCCCCTGGCCCGCCGTACGGAGGCAGCCCGGCGGTCCGGCCCGGCCTGCCCACCCCGGTGATAGAGGCCAGCCGTAAGAGGCCCGCGCCctcccagcaggtccagcagcagcagcagcagcagcagcagcagcaacagaccGTCCAGAACCGGGCCAGGAA GAAGACGGTCGGATACCCCGGAGCCAGCGAGATGCCGGCGAGGCAGATGGACATGAGAGAGCCACAGTCAGATCCCACGCTTGGATCAAA tgcaaagagaaggaaaatggcAGACAAGATTCTTCCGCAAAGG ATCCGCGAGCTGGTCCCGGAGTCCCAGGCCTACATGGACCTGCTGGCGTTCGAGCGTAAACTGGACCAGACCATAATGCGCAAACGCGTGGACATCCAGGAGGCGCTGAAGAGGCCGATGAAG CAAAAGCGAAAACTGAGGCTCTACATTTCCAACACCTTCAACCCGGCCAGACCTGACGCCGATGACTCAGACGGCAGCATTGCCTCATGGGAACTGCGAGTGGAGGGAAAGTTACTGGATGAC CCagggaagcagaagaagaagttttcttccttttttaagaGCCTGGTGATCGAGCTGGACAAAGACCTCTACGGGCCGGACAACCACCTGGTGGAG TGGCACCGCACGCCCACCACGCAGGAGACGGACGGCTTCCAGGTGAAGCGTCCCGGAGACGTTAGCGTGCGCTgcactctgctgctgatgctggactACCAG CCCCCCCAGTTCAAGCTGGACCCCCGCCTGGCTCGCCTGCTGGGCATTCACACCCAGACCCGCTCCTGCATCATCCAGGCCCTCTGGCAGTACATCAAAACCAACAAGCTGCAGGACTCGCACGACAAGGAGTACATCAACTGTGATAAGTACTTCCAGCAG ATTTTCGACTGCCCTCGCCTGAAGTTCTCCGAGATCCCTCAGCGTCTCACcaacctcctcctgccccccgaCCCCATCGTCATCAACCACATTATCAG CGTGGACCCCAACGACCACAAGAAGACGGCCTGCTACGACATCgatgtggaggtggaggaccCCCTGAAGAGCCAAATGagcagcttcctcctctccaccgCCAACCAGCAGGAAATCGCCTCGCTGGACAACAAG ATCCACGAGACCATCGAGTCCATCAACCAGCTGAAGATCCAGAGGGACTTCATGCTCAGTTTCTCCAGAGATCCCAAGGGCTACATCCAGGACTGGCTGAAATCCCAGAGCCGAGACCTCAAG TTAATGACAGACGTGGTGGGGAACCccgaagaggagaggagggcggcGTTTTATCACGAGCCCTGGTCCCAGGAGGCCGTCAGCCGCTATTTCTACTGCAAG ATTcagcagaggaggcaggagcTGGAACAGGCCTTAGCCGTGCGCACCACATGA
- the LOC130513878 gene encoding SWI/SNF-related matrix-associated actin-dependent regulator of chromatin subfamily D member 3 isoform X3 — protein sequence MERKRPGMPSGARMPHQGAPMGPPGPPYGGSPAVRPGLPTPVIEASRKRPAPSQQVQQQQQQQQQQQQTVQNRARKKTVGYPGASEMPARQMDMREPQSDPTLGSNAKRRKMADKILPQRIRELVPESQAYMDLLAFERKLDQTIMRKRVDIQEALKRPMKQQKRKLRLYISNTFNPARPDADDSDGSIASWELRVEGKLLDDPGKQKKKFSSFFKSLVIELDKDLYGPDNHLVEWHRTPTTQETDGFQVKRPGDVSVRCTLLLMLDYQPPQFKLDPRLARLLGIHTQTRSCIIQALWQYIKTNKLQDSHDKEYINCDKYFQQIFDCPRLKFSEIPQRLTNLLLPPDPIVINHIISVDPNDHKKTACYDIDVEVEDPLKSQMSSFLLSTANQQEIASLDNKIHETIESINQLKIQRDFMLSFSRDPKGYIQDWLKSQSRDLKLMTDVVGNPEEERRAAFYHEPWSQEAVSRYFYCKIQQRRQELEQALAVRTT from the exons CGTCCTGGAATGCCGTCCGGAGCGAGGATGCCCCACCAGGGCGCTCCGATGGGCCCCCCTGGCCCGCCGTACGGAGGCAGCCCGGCGGTCCGGCCCGGCCTGCCCACCCCGGTGATAGAGGCCAGCCGTAAGAGGCCCGCGCCctcccagcaggtccagcagcagcagcagcagcagcagcagcagcaacagaccGTCCAGAACCGGGCCAGGAA GAAGACGGTCGGATACCCCGGAGCCAGCGAGATGCCGGCGAGGCAGATGGACATGAGAGAGCCACAGTCAGATCCCACGCTTGGATCAAA tgcaaagagaaggaaaatggcAGACAAGATTCTTCCGCAAAGG ATCCGCGAGCTGGTCCCGGAGTCCCAGGCCTACATGGACCTGCTGGCGTTCGAGCGTAAACTGGACCAGACCATAATGCGCAAACGCGTGGACATCCAGGAGGCGCTGAAGAGGCCGATGAAG CAGCAAAAGCGAAAACTGAGGCTCTACATTTCCAACACCTTCAACCCGGCCAGACCTGACGCCGATGACTCAGACGGCAGCATTGCCTCATGGGAACTGCGAGTGGAGGGAAAGTTACTGGATGAC CCagggaagcagaagaagaagttttcttccttttttaagaGCCTGGTGATCGAGCTGGACAAAGACCTCTACGGGCCGGACAACCACCTGGTGGAG TGGCACCGCACGCCCACCACGCAGGAGACGGACGGCTTCCAGGTGAAGCGTCCCGGAGACGTTAGCGTGCGCTgcactctgctgctgatgctggactACCAG CCCCCCCAGTTCAAGCTGGACCCCCGCCTGGCTCGCCTGCTGGGCATTCACACCCAGACCCGCTCCTGCATCATCCAGGCCCTCTGGCAGTACATCAAAACCAACAAGCTGCAGGACTCGCACGACAAGGAGTACATCAACTGTGATAAGTACTTCCAGCAG ATTTTCGACTGCCCTCGCCTGAAGTTCTCCGAGATCCCTCAGCGTCTCACcaacctcctcctgccccccgaCCCCATCGTCATCAACCACATTATCAG CGTGGACCCCAACGACCACAAGAAGACGGCCTGCTACGACATCgatgtggaggtggaggaccCCCTGAAGAGCCAAATGagcagcttcctcctctccaccgCCAACCAGCAGGAAATCGCCTCGCTGGACAACAAG ATCCACGAGACCATCGAGTCCATCAACCAGCTGAAGATCCAGAGGGACTTCATGCTCAGTTTCTCCAGAGATCCCAAGGGCTACATCCAGGACTGGCTGAAATCCCAGAGCCGAGACCTCAAG TTAATGACAGACGTGGTGGGGAACCccgaagaggagaggagggcggcGTTTTATCACGAGCCCTGGTCCCAGGAGGCCGTCAGCCGCTATTTCTACTGCAAG ATTcagcagaggaggcaggagcTGGAACAGGCCTTAGCCGTGCGCACCACATGA
- the LOC130513878 gene encoding SWI/SNF-related matrix-associated actin-dependent regulator of chromatin subfamily D member 3 isoform X1, whose amino-acid sequence MATEETAGGARKATKSKLFEFLVHGVRPGMPSGARMPHQGAPMGPPGPPYGGSPAVRPGLPTPVIEASRKRPAPSQQVQQQQQQQQQQQQTVQNRARKKTVGYPGASEMPARQMDMREPQSDPTLGSNAKRRKMADKILPQRIRELVPESQAYMDLLAFERKLDQTIMRKRVDIQEALKRPMKQQKRKLRLYISNTFNPARPDADDSDGSIASWELRVEGKLLDDPGKQKKKFSSFFKSLVIELDKDLYGPDNHLVEWHRTPTTQETDGFQVKRPGDVSVRCTLLLMLDYQPPQFKLDPRLARLLGIHTQTRSCIIQALWQYIKTNKLQDSHDKEYINCDKYFQQIFDCPRLKFSEIPQRLTNLLLPPDPIVINHIISVDPNDHKKTACYDIDVEVEDPLKSQMSSFLLSTANQQEIASLDNKIHETIESINQLKIQRDFMLSFSRDPKGYIQDWLKSQSRDLKLMTDVVGNPEEERRAAFYHEPWSQEAVSRYFYCKIQQRRQELEQALAVRTT is encoded by the exons ATGGCTACGGAGGAGACGGCGGGGGGAGCCAGGAAAGCCACCAAGAGCAAACTGTTTGAGTTCCTGGTCCATGGAGTG CGTCCTGGAATGCCGTCCGGAGCGAGGATGCCCCACCAGGGCGCTCCGATGGGCCCCCCTGGCCCGCCGTACGGAGGCAGCCCGGCGGTCCGGCCCGGCCTGCCCACCCCGGTGATAGAGGCCAGCCGTAAGAGGCCCGCGCCctcccagcaggtccagcagcagcagcagcagcagcagcagcagcaacagaccGTCCAGAACCGGGCCAGGAA GAAGACGGTCGGATACCCCGGAGCCAGCGAGATGCCGGCGAGGCAGATGGACATGAGAGAGCCACAGTCAGATCCCACGCTTGGATCAAA tgcaaagagaaggaaaatggcAGACAAGATTCTTCCGCAAAGG ATCCGCGAGCTGGTCCCGGAGTCCCAGGCCTACATGGACCTGCTGGCGTTCGAGCGTAAACTGGACCAGACCATAATGCGCAAACGCGTGGACATCCAGGAGGCGCTGAAGAGGCCGATGAAG CAGCAAAAGCGAAAACTGAGGCTCTACATTTCCAACACCTTCAACCCGGCCAGACCTGACGCCGATGACTCAGACGGCAGCATTGCCTCATGGGAACTGCGAGTGGAGGGAAAGTTACTGGATGAC CCagggaagcagaagaagaagttttcttccttttttaagaGCCTGGTGATCGAGCTGGACAAAGACCTCTACGGGCCGGACAACCACCTGGTGGAG TGGCACCGCACGCCCACCACGCAGGAGACGGACGGCTTCCAGGTGAAGCGTCCCGGAGACGTTAGCGTGCGCTgcactctgctgctgatgctggactACCAG CCCCCCCAGTTCAAGCTGGACCCCCGCCTGGCTCGCCTGCTGGGCATTCACACCCAGACCCGCTCCTGCATCATCCAGGCCCTCTGGCAGTACATCAAAACCAACAAGCTGCAGGACTCGCACGACAAGGAGTACATCAACTGTGATAAGTACTTCCAGCAG ATTTTCGACTGCCCTCGCCTGAAGTTCTCCGAGATCCCTCAGCGTCTCACcaacctcctcctgccccccgaCCCCATCGTCATCAACCACATTATCAG CGTGGACCCCAACGACCACAAGAAGACGGCCTGCTACGACATCgatgtggaggtggaggaccCCCTGAAGAGCCAAATGagcagcttcctcctctccaccgCCAACCAGCAGGAAATCGCCTCGCTGGACAACAAG ATCCACGAGACCATCGAGTCCATCAACCAGCTGAAGATCCAGAGGGACTTCATGCTCAGTTTCTCCAGAGATCCCAAGGGCTACATCCAGGACTGGCTGAAATCCCAGAGCCGAGACCTCAAG TTAATGACAGACGTGGTGGGGAACCccgaagaggagaggagggcggcGTTTTATCACGAGCCCTGGTCCCAGGAGGCCGTCAGCCGCTATTTCTACTGCAAG ATTcagcagaggaggcaggagcTGGAACAGGCCTTAGCCGTGCGCACCACATGA
- the LOC130513878 gene encoding SWI/SNF-related matrix-associated actin-dependent regulator of chromatin subfamily D member 3 isoform X6: MATEETAGGARKATKSKLFEFLVHGVRPGMPSGARMPHQGAPMGPPGPPYGGSPAVRPGLPTPVIEASRKRPAPSQQVQQQQQQQQQQQQTVQNRARNAKRRKMADKILPQRIRELVPESQAYMDLLAFERKLDQTIMRKRVDIQEALKRPMKQKRKLRLYISNTFNPARPDADDSDGSIASWELRVEGKLLDDPGKQKKKFSSFFKSLVIELDKDLYGPDNHLVEWHRTPTTQETDGFQVKRPGDVSVRCTLLLMLDYQPPQFKLDPRLARLLGIHTQTRSCIIQALWQYIKTNKLQDSHDKEYINCDKYFQQIFDCPRLKFSEIPQRLTNLLLPPDPIVINHIISVDPNDHKKTACYDIDVEVEDPLKSQMSSFLLSTANQQEIASLDNKIHETIESINQLKIQRDFMLSFSRDPKGYIQDWLKSQSRDLKLMTDVVGNPEEERRAAFYHEPWSQEAVSRYFYCKIQQRRQELEQALAVRTT, encoded by the exons ATGGCTACGGAGGAGACGGCGGGGGGAGCCAGGAAAGCCACCAAGAGCAAACTGTTTGAGTTCCTGGTCCATGGAGTG CGTCCTGGAATGCCGTCCGGAGCGAGGATGCCCCACCAGGGCGCTCCGATGGGCCCCCCTGGCCCGCCGTACGGAGGCAGCCCGGCGGTCCGGCCCGGCCTGCCCACCCCGGTGATAGAGGCCAGCCGTAAGAGGCCCGCGCCctcccagcaggtccagcagcagcagcagcagcagcagcagcagcaacagaccGTCCAGAACCGGGCCAGGAA tgcaaagagaaggaaaatggcAGACAAGATTCTTCCGCAAAGG ATCCGCGAGCTGGTCCCGGAGTCCCAGGCCTACATGGACCTGCTGGCGTTCGAGCGTAAACTGGACCAGACCATAATGCGCAAACGCGTGGACATCCAGGAGGCGCTGAAGAGGCCGATGAAG CAAAAGCGAAAACTGAGGCTCTACATTTCCAACACCTTCAACCCGGCCAGACCTGACGCCGATGACTCAGACGGCAGCATTGCCTCATGGGAACTGCGAGTGGAGGGAAAGTTACTGGATGAC CCagggaagcagaagaagaagttttcttccttttttaagaGCCTGGTGATCGAGCTGGACAAAGACCTCTACGGGCCGGACAACCACCTGGTGGAG TGGCACCGCACGCCCACCACGCAGGAGACGGACGGCTTCCAGGTGAAGCGTCCCGGAGACGTTAGCGTGCGCTgcactctgctgctgatgctggactACCAG CCCCCCCAGTTCAAGCTGGACCCCCGCCTGGCTCGCCTGCTGGGCATTCACACCCAGACCCGCTCCTGCATCATCCAGGCCCTCTGGCAGTACATCAAAACCAACAAGCTGCAGGACTCGCACGACAAGGAGTACATCAACTGTGATAAGTACTTCCAGCAG ATTTTCGACTGCCCTCGCCTGAAGTTCTCCGAGATCCCTCAGCGTCTCACcaacctcctcctgccccccgaCCCCATCGTCATCAACCACATTATCAG CGTGGACCCCAACGACCACAAGAAGACGGCCTGCTACGACATCgatgtggaggtggaggaccCCCTGAAGAGCCAAATGagcagcttcctcctctccaccgCCAACCAGCAGGAAATCGCCTCGCTGGACAACAAG ATCCACGAGACCATCGAGTCCATCAACCAGCTGAAGATCCAGAGGGACTTCATGCTCAGTTTCTCCAGAGATCCCAAGGGCTACATCCAGGACTGGCTGAAATCCCAGAGCCGAGACCTCAAG TTAATGACAGACGTGGTGGGGAACCccgaagaggagaggagggcggcGTTTTATCACGAGCCCTGGTCCCAGGAGGCCGTCAGCCGCTATTTCTACTGCAAG ATTcagcagaggaggcaggagcTGGAACAGGCCTTAGCCGTGCGCACCACATGA
- the LOC130513878 gene encoding SWI/SNF-related matrix-associated actin-dependent regulator of chromatin subfamily D member 3 isoform X4 has product MPSGARMPHQGAPMGPPGPPYGGSPAVRPGLPTPVIEASRKRPAPSQQVQQQQQQQQQQQQTVQNRARKKTVGYPGASEMPARQMDMREPQSDPTLGSNAKRRKMADKILPQRIRELVPESQAYMDLLAFERKLDQTIMRKRVDIQEALKRPMKQQKRKLRLYISNTFNPARPDADDSDGSIASWELRVEGKLLDDPGKQKKKFSSFFKSLVIELDKDLYGPDNHLVEWHRTPTTQETDGFQVKRPGDVSVRCTLLLMLDYQPPQFKLDPRLARLLGIHTQTRSCIIQALWQYIKTNKLQDSHDKEYINCDKYFQQIFDCPRLKFSEIPQRLTNLLLPPDPIVINHIISVDPNDHKKTACYDIDVEVEDPLKSQMSSFLLSTANQQEIASLDNKIHETIESINQLKIQRDFMLSFSRDPKGYIQDWLKSQSRDLKLMTDVVGNPEEERRAAFYHEPWSQEAVSRYFYCKIQQRRQELEQALAVRTT; this is encoded by the exons ATGCCGTCCGGAGCGAGGATGCCCCACCAGGGCGCTCCGATGGGCCCCCCTGGCCCGCCGTACGGAGGCAGCCCGGCGGTCCGGCCCGGCCTGCCCACCCCGGTGATAGAGGCCAGCCGTAAGAGGCCCGCGCCctcccagcaggtccagcagcagcagcagcagcagcagcagcagcaacagaccGTCCAGAACCGGGCCAGGAA GAAGACGGTCGGATACCCCGGAGCCAGCGAGATGCCGGCGAGGCAGATGGACATGAGAGAGCCACAGTCAGATCCCACGCTTGGATCAAA tgcaaagagaaggaaaatggcAGACAAGATTCTTCCGCAAAGG ATCCGCGAGCTGGTCCCGGAGTCCCAGGCCTACATGGACCTGCTGGCGTTCGAGCGTAAACTGGACCAGACCATAATGCGCAAACGCGTGGACATCCAGGAGGCGCTGAAGAGGCCGATGAAG CAGCAAAAGCGAAAACTGAGGCTCTACATTTCCAACACCTTCAACCCGGCCAGACCTGACGCCGATGACTCAGACGGCAGCATTGCCTCATGGGAACTGCGAGTGGAGGGAAAGTTACTGGATGAC CCagggaagcagaagaagaagttttcttccttttttaagaGCCTGGTGATCGAGCTGGACAAAGACCTCTACGGGCCGGACAACCACCTGGTGGAG TGGCACCGCACGCCCACCACGCAGGAGACGGACGGCTTCCAGGTGAAGCGTCCCGGAGACGTTAGCGTGCGCTgcactctgctgctgatgctggactACCAG CCCCCCCAGTTCAAGCTGGACCCCCGCCTGGCTCGCCTGCTGGGCATTCACACCCAGACCCGCTCCTGCATCATCCAGGCCCTCTGGCAGTACATCAAAACCAACAAGCTGCAGGACTCGCACGACAAGGAGTACATCAACTGTGATAAGTACTTCCAGCAG ATTTTCGACTGCCCTCGCCTGAAGTTCTCCGAGATCCCTCAGCGTCTCACcaacctcctcctgccccccgaCCCCATCGTCATCAACCACATTATCAG CGTGGACCCCAACGACCACAAGAAGACGGCCTGCTACGACATCgatgtggaggtggaggaccCCCTGAAGAGCCAAATGagcagcttcctcctctccaccgCCAACCAGCAGGAAATCGCCTCGCTGGACAACAAG ATCCACGAGACCATCGAGTCCATCAACCAGCTGAAGATCCAGAGGGACTTCATGCTCAGTTTCTCCAGAGATCCCAAGGGCTACATCCAGGACTGGCTGAAATCCCAGAGCCGAGACCTCAAG TTAATGACAGACGTGGTGGGGAACCccgaagaggagaggagggcggcGTTTTATCACGAGCCCTGGTCCCAGGAGGCCGTCAGCCGCTATTTCTACTGCAAG ATTcagcagaggaggcaggagcTGGAACAGGCCTTAGCCGTGCGCACCACATGA